A genomic stretch from Pseudomonas sp. MUP55 includes:
- a CDS encoding LysE family transporter, translating to MLTIFFSALVFGFVFCLSPGAVLAETLRRGLLQGFTPALLVQIGSLVGDAVWAVIGLTGIALLIQHDAVRVPLTVICALYLAWLGLRSLIDAWQLPQVEDAPASSAKNALAVGAAISLANPKNIVYWGALGSALSGIVGTTPSHGQTLMFFAGFMLASVVSCFLTAALVNVLRKNASPTWQRVSYGACGVILLYLAILAAQGI from the coding sequence ATGCTGACCATCTTCTTCTCTGCGCTGGTTTTCGGTTTTGTGTTTTGTCTCTCCCCCGGCGCGGTGCTCGCTGAGACCCTGCGCCGTGGCTTGCTCCAAGGCTTCACCCCGGCACTGCTGGTACAGATTGGCTCGCTGGTGGGCGACGCGGTGTGGGCGGTCATCGGCCTGACTGGCATCGCGCTGTTGATCCAGCATGACGCGGTGCGCGTGCCGCTGACGGTGATCTGTGCGCTGTACCTGGCCTGGCTGGGCCTGCGCAGCCTGATTGATGCCTGGCAGTTACCGCAAGTCGAGGATGCGCCCGCAAGCTCCGCAAAAAACGCCCTGGCCGTGGGCGCGGCGATCTCCCTGGCCAATCCGAAGAACATCGTTTACTGGGGCGCCTTGGGCAGCGCGTTGTCAGGCATCGTCGGCACCACCCCGAGCCATGGGCAAACGCTGATGTTTTTTGCAGGCTTCATGCTGGCATCGGTGGTGTCATGCTTTTTGACCGCCGCCCTGGTCAACGTATTGCGCAAGAACGCTTCGCCGACTTGGCAGCGCGTCAGCTATGGCGCCTGCGGCGTGATATTGCTCTACCTGGCCATTCTCGCAGCGCAAGGTATTTGA